Within Takifugu flavidus isolate HTHZ2018 chromosome 12, ASM371156v2, whole genome shotgun sequence, the genomic segment tcttcagcCAGGTGTTGGTGTAATATCATACAATAACCAAACAGCTCCATTATGTTGTCCATCATCACTACATTagacagaagagaaggaaacTTACTTCTCCCCCATTTGCATATTCCATCACAAAGCATAGGCGATCATGTGTTTGAAATGCATATTTCAGGGtctggagggaagaaaaacaacaattataCAAACACTTAAACAGAAGTGACAATAACTGTGACTGATAACCTACTGTTAAAAAGGGATGTCGCGTATTTTGGAGAACTCTGCTCTCTGTAACCGTGTGTGCCACCTCATCctgaaagaagaacaaaaacacacacacaggcgtttGAAAGGGGCACTGCAAATAATGGTAAAACCAAAACACTTTCAAAAGGAGTTCAAGTAAAGGCTTTTTCAACGACGGGATGAGAACACACCTTAGCAATGATGACTTCTTTACGAAGGATTTTCATTGCGTAGTACACCCCCGTGGCCTTCTCCTTGACCAGGATTACTTTGCCAAATGTTCCTTTGCCCAGCAGCTTCAGGTAGTCAAAGTCGCTCATAGTCTACAAAAAACCACCAATCAACGCTACTGTTTTGATATACATACATAATGAATACCATGAGCTGCTCTGCCTGTATAAATACAGACCACTTTTGTCCGGGATTTAAATGCAGCTATTTCCATGTTTTCAGAGCCGCTGTTGTCACATGGCGACCCAAATTTGATCTCCATCCGCTCCTCGTCCTGCTGCTGACTCTTCAGGCTGTTGGCCACCGCCTGGATCGATTGCATCCATTTCTTCCTGAACCACAATGAagcatgttttctgtttttaagtTGTTGTTTTATAGTTTATGGTACACACTGGTATGGTATACTTCCACACAGCACATTCAGAGAGAGGGACTATGTGGTAGCAACATCAAAAAAGCAATCAgaaaaggcagaggaagaaagaaaagagaggatgTTCCCTCTGGAGTTGTGGTCTTTACCTGTCATCATGGTTGTCTACATGGAAGGTGCGTTCAATAACAGAGGTCCACTGCAGGCATCGGATGACAAACGTATTGGGCCGCGGCCGCTCTGTCTTCATCAGCTGGCATTCTGGAGGCCcccaaaaaataacaaaacacacaagcgGTTTAAGATGGATGCAGCGCTTCCAGACCTCTGACTAACCAAAGTGTCACTTGAGGGACGGACCTGCGACAGAGAAGTTGTTGAGCGGCGGTAAGCTGTGATCACACACTTCGGGTTTCTCTTTGTAACCAATAAAGGACCCGTCGCTCTTTAAGATGAAGTAACGAGGACGCCAGGTTTTAATGTATTCGCCTGCAGAAGAATTAAAATGGTGACATTTTGCAAAAGGCAATGGCAACATATTCATTTCCAGAAAATGAACCACAGCTCCTGAATAGCTGACTCAACTGCGCAGCTTTACATCACAGCATTGCCACAAACAAAGCTTTTTCTCCGAGCGTGACGCTTAATGACTTCTTTAAGCATCAAGTGTAAAGCTAACGTTGGCTCGGCCCGCTCTGAGGATGCTGCTCTATAGCTGCAGCTCCTTGGGAGAGTCCTCAGGATGTCTTCCACGCCCTGTCTCATCCTGTTTATGATCATTGCCCTTCTTCAATAATTGACAAACATCTTTTAGGGAAGCTTTGTGATTTGTCCTCCATCAGATTCCCATCACTGGAAAGAAGCATTGGTGTGGTTCCGTGTAACAGCTTCTGCTACTTTAATTACTATTTGATGTGGTTTCTGATTCAGCATTAAATCTGTGACATGTTATAAATTCActtgaatggaaaaaaaaaccccggaACGGAGGCCTCACCTCTCTTGAAAAGCCATCCTTCTCTCACAACACTGACTTCATCCATGCTGCAGCAGGACACGCTGTGAGAGGGGAGAAGATGCTGTTTGTTAGGTAGATCAGGCTTGACAACAAAAAGACAAGTGAGAGCACTGGCAGGAAGCTGGGGGTAAGGCTTCAACTGAATCTGATTTCTTGGAAGGAGTCAGTTATTTGGAGTCACCACAGTAGTTAAATGAATCTACTGTGAATGTTCTGTTCTCCAGGTTACATCAAACCTGCTACATTAATGGCTCTCATGACTGCAATCTATTACAATAGATCTGTTATCTAACATggaccccacacacacgcacacacgcacacacacacacacacacacacacacacacattgcattCTGAGGCAAACATTCTGAGGCAAACTCTACACAAACTTGGACAACAACAAATGGCAAATTATCTGCAATATTAAATGACGTAATGAGCCTCATCTAAAGTTATGATGCCTCGGTGATTCAGGGTCTACCAGCGAATAAACAGCTTATTTAGTACAATAAGAAATTCAACTAATTTTAGTAAACCCTTGTAACCTGAGATTTACAA encodes:
- the LOC130535619 gene encoding RAC-beta serine/threonine-protein kinase isoform X1, which translates into the protein MDEVSVVREGWLFKRGEYIKTWRPRYFILKSDGSFIGYKEKPEVCDHSLPPLNNFSVAECQLMKTERPRPNTFVIRCLQWTSVIERTFHVDNHDDRKKWMQSIQAVANSLKSQQQDEERMEIKFGSPCDNSGSENMEIAAFKSRTKVTMSDFDYLKLLGKGTFGKVILVKEKATGVYYAMKILRKEVIIAKDEVAHTVTESRVLQNTRHPFLTVGYQSQLLSLLFKCLYNCCFSSLQTLKYAFQTHDRLCFVMEYANGGELFFHLSRDRVFTEDRARFYGAEIVSALEYLHSCNVVYRDLKLENLMLDKDGHIKITDFGLCKEGITDGATMKTFCGTPEYLAPEVLEDNDYGRAVDWWGLGVVMYEMMCGRLPFYNQDHERLFELILMEEIRFPKSLAPEGKELLNGLLRKDPKQRLGGGPDDAKDVMSHRFFTSINWQDVIEKKLIPPFKPQVMSETDTRYFDEEFTAQTITITPPDRYGSLDAKESDHRTHFPQFSYSASIWE